A portion of the Chaetodon trifascialis isolate fChaTrf1 chromosome 7, fChaTrf1.hap1, whole genome shotgun sequence genome contains these proteins:
- the igflr1 gene encoding IGF-like family receptor 1, with amino-acid sequence MMGYSERCHNLTTRWDIGKRQCVPCDVPPAGYENTPNCGFDDNGGRHERPITPCKAETFNDGSRAHCQPCSPCPPGYDTVSRCNSATDTRCQESRKRATEGSDKQTTTLQTFLSRASTIQTSRGSTFKPNAETPPAARPDVQWAVPLAIFISITLVALSVCAIYMKRKRGQNTVLSYNRRSSFINAGFSSLSAPPNSDLDDILSPGILAAPLQTVLNNLDVLEELVILLDPESNGVKNTKHLASHCSFPSTWITYTYSMKDSKSPLKAVLEGVTSRHPEWTVGHLAKLLRIIERNDAIAVLAKLRLNEMDV; translated from the exons ATGATGGGTTATTCTGAGAGATGTCACAATCTGACTACCCGCTGGGACATAGGAAAACGACAATGTGTGCCGTGTGATGTCCCGCCAG CAGGATATGAAAACACCCCAAACTGCGGCTTTGATGACAACGGAGGGCGACATGAGCGTCCCATTACGCCGTGCAAAGCCGAGACTTTCAATGACGGCAGCAGAGCTCACTGTCAGCCGTGCAGCCCATGTCCGCCGGGGTACGACACCGTCAGCCGCTGCAACTCAGCCACTGACACCCGGTGCCAAGAGtccag GAAGCGGGCGACCGAAGGTTCAGATAAA caAACGACGACACTTCAGACTTTTCTCAGCAGAGCATCAACG attCAGACAAGTAGAGGATCCACCTTCAAACCAAATGCAGAAACTCCACCTGCCGCCAGGCCTGATGTTCAAT GGGCGGTGCCGCTGGCTATCTTCATTTCCATCACGCTTGTTGCGCTATCTGTTTGTGCAATCtacatgaagaggaagagag GTCAGAACACAGTGCTGAGTTACAACAGGAGGTCATCGTTCATCAATGCAgggttttcttctctttctgcccCACCTAACAGTGATCTGGATGACATACTGA GTCCAGGCATCCTGGCAGCGCCTTTACAGACAGTGCTGAACAACCTGGACGTTCTGGAAGAGCTGGTGATTTTGTTGGATCCCGAAAGCAATGGAGTAAAGAACACCAAACATCTGGCCTCTCATTGCTCCTTCCCCTCTACCTGGATCACTTACACCTACTCTATGAAGGACAGTAAGAGCCCTCTGAAAGCCGTGTTGGAGGGGGTCACCAGCAGGCATCCTGAATGGACAGTGGGCCACCTAGCGAAGCTGCTCAGAATCATAGAGCGCAATGACGCCATCGCTGTCCTCGCCAAGCTCAGACTGAATGAGATGGACGTTTAG